In Hyphomicrobiales bacterium, a single window of DNA contains:
- a CDS encoding sulfotransferase, protein MDVKTEMQKANNLISQGNADAALPIVKRLLQAEPKLAGPHFLMGRIHLVKDNKEAGLASATRAYELDPKAAYTKILLGQIYVDLRLPEFALNLLQRAQQQVPEDHTVNLSLGRCYLIMEKGHRARPHLETAVRTGRLPLEKYSATLRLCECLSAIGEGAEADRILDKAITDYPQMPEALYMRGQSVSKPVPAWLVEKLQAIIDDPHLSKEDHAQALLALGRCRDVEGQHELAFDTWSKSRALLGLEKHDAGTLADRNAKTRKLYTKAFLDELEPLGNQADSPIFIVGMPRSGTTLTAQVIGAHPVCINIGETDRIAQYDRLFRDANASDSAHENVRKDAEGGTLRQIAGEFTRFFSVFNEGEKTRVVEKSPTNYDCVGFIHMIFPKARIVHCRRHPADNFVSCFQHNMNRGHDYAYDQTAFVERYLAQEELMSYWKSCFPNQIFEMPYEDMIADQEGMTRKLIAFCGLPWDDACLNFHTQKSTVRTFSRDQVRKPLYSSSVERWRRYGNRLDPLFATLARHGYEYTTRRA, encoded by the coding sequence ATGGACGTCAAAACCGAGATGCAAAAGGCGAACAACCTGATCAGCCAGGGGAACGCCGACGCCGCACTTCCAATCGTGAAGCGCCTCCTGCAAGCCGAGCCGAAACTGGCTGGCCCGCATTTCCTCATGGGCCGCATCCACCTCGTGAAGGACAACAAGGAAGCGGGCCTGGCCTCGGCGACGCGGGCCTATGAGCTGGACCCAAAGGCCGCCTACACCAAGATCCTGCTGGGGCAGATCTACGTCGATCTGCGGCTCCCGGAATTTGCGCTGAATCTCCTGCAGCGGGCGCAGCAGCAGGTGCCGGAGGACCACACGGTGAACCTGAGCCTGGGGCGTTGCTATCTCATCATGGAAAAGGGCCATCGCGCGCGGCCGCATCTGGAGACGGCTGTGAGGACGGGGCGGTTGCCGCTGGAGAAATACAGCGCGACCCTGCGGCTTTGCGAGTGCCTCTCGGCCATCGGCGAAGGTGCGGAGGCTGACCGGATCCTCGACAAGGCCATCACCGATTATCCGCAAATGCCGGAAGCGCTCTACATGCGCGGCCAGAGCGTGAGCAAGCCAGTGCCGGCGTGGCTGGTGGAGAAACTGCAAGCGATCATCGACGATCCGCACCTCAGCAAGGAGGATCACGCGCAGGCGTTGCTGGCGCTGGGCCGTTGCCGGGATGTGGAGGGACAGCACGAGCTTGCCTTCGACACATGGAGCAAGTCGCGCGCGCTTCTTGGACTCGAAAAGCACGACGCGGGCACACTCGCCGACCGGAATGCGAAGACACGCAAGCTCTACACCAAGGCGTTTCTCGACGAACTGGAACCGCTGGGCAATCAGGCCGACAGCCCGATCTTCATCGTCGGCATGCCGCGCTCGGGAACAACGCTGACGGCGCAGGTGATCGGCGCGCATCCGGTCTGCATCAACATCGGCGAGACCGACCGGATCGCGCAATACGACCGCCTGTTTCGTGACGCAAATGCCAGCGACAGCGCACATGAGAATGTGCGCAAGGACGCGGAAGGTGGCACGTTGCGGCAGATCGCAGGCGAGTTCACGCGCTTCTTCTCAGTGTTCAACGAGGGCGAAAAGACACGCGTGGTCGAGAAGTCGCCGACCAATTATGATTGCGTGGGCTTCATTCACATGATTTTTCCGAAGGCGCGCATCGTGCATTGCCGCCGGCATCCGGCCGACAATTTCGTGTCATGTTTCCAACACAATATGAACAGAGGCCATGACTATGCCTACGACCAGACGGCGTTCGTGGAACGTTATCTCGCGCAGGAAGAATTGATGTCGTACTGGAAGTCCTGCTTCCCGAACCAGATTTTCGAGATGCCCTACGAAGACATGATTGCGGACCAGGAAGGCATGACCCGGAAACTCATCGCGTTCTGCGGCTTGCCGTGGGATGATGCCTGCCTCAACTTCCACACCCAGAAGAGCACCGTCCGCACCTTCAGCCGTGACCAGGTGCGCAAACCGCTTTATTCGTCCTCCGTGGAACGCTGGCGGCGCTATGGCAACCGTCTCGATCCCCTCTTTGCAACGCTCGCGCGCCACGGCTATGAGTACACAACCCGACGCGCTTAG